cgttttattcataagtaaataacgaatgtactgtattAAAAATCTGATGGATTtctattcacttatgaataacgagagctgaaactctaaaaaaaattatttgatcttaaaactatatcaatatggatgtctatttatagagaataaaaaattataaattttgatatatttaaaatcatttttcgataaaaaaagatttctaaaaataaaaaaaaaaacaaaaaaaaatgtttttgtgtatattaaggtaatgactagcatagtttaaggaaacatgtttgatTGGAAAACAGATGTTTATCCGTTATTAATTTCCGCCGGTACGCCTAAGTGTTTTGCGGCAAAATAAATGCATGGCTCAGAATGATTCTTCCATTCTCaatattttctctctctctctctctctctctctctctctatatatatatatatatatatatatatatatatatatatatatatatatatatatatatatataatgtaaggTAATggaattaataatttaataaaaataaacaataatttaataaaataaaatttttatataaataatgtaataatataatataatataatataatataattaaattGTAGGAGTAACAAGCCTATGTGGCATCACAAAGGACCTTACATTTATTGAAAGTGCGTTGAATTAGTAGTTGTAATACATGATGACATAAGTAGGTAACCATATCACCTTAAAAGTTAAGGTATTTGCAATCCCATAAAAGAGCTTCACAAGTCCATCAATTACGTGTCTAGTAAAATATGTCATTAATTTTGGGAAAGGGTAACATATTATAATACTCTTATGACAACTATGAAAACCCAACTTTGGGAAAAGTGATTGAATCCAATACATATAATGATATAATATCTCCATGTTAACCATTCAAAAAATTGGACTACTTAAAACACAGTCAACCCAACACAGTTAATGGAGATAAGACAAGCATACTTCTAAACCCAACCCATCTTGACTCTCGAGCATTCAAAAAATAATCAACCAGAGAGGGATAATTCCAAGATCTTATTTTGTCTTTATTAATTTGTGGATACAATTTAAATAGAGTCAATGGTAATATCAAGATTCAAGAGTATCTAACCCAGTCATCAATGGGTTCTATAGGTGCTCTTTTTGGTAGTCAACAAATACTTACAAAACGGAAGCTAATTAAGTCCTATAACATACATATTCTagcttttaatttaaatatatagtTAGAGAGTAACAGTTGGAGCAAGAAATTGTTTTTATACATTGAATTGTATATCTTCATGTATTCTTCTATTAAGTTAAATCTATCAGTTAACTAACTAGCAGCAATATTAACGATTTATGTATTGAACAAGGAGAATATATTCTTGATGGTGATCTTGCACGTAAGTAGTAAAATTTTGAAAGAACAGGCTTTGTGAACATGTCAACATTTAATTGTTCAAGATAATCAATATGAGTATCTGATTGCTTTTGTACATGATAGTCGCTACTATACCTTGTGGGGTTCTAAACCAACTCATATGCGGTTTTTGAGTCGAAGTTGAATAGTTGACAATTTAAGGCCATAGTCAGATTCCTAGTTTTATATAAAGAAGTTTTGATGTAATTGTAAACCTCAATCTGAAATTCATAATAAACCTCTTTAGTTCGCTTGTGAATGTAGCATGATTACTCTAATCGTGTGAGCCACGTAAATCATATCATATGTGTTTTTTTTATTGGCATCTTACACTTGTGTGTGTATTGATTGAAAACCTAACAATTGTATCCAGGAAACCGGATTGTGATTTTCTTGATTGATGGTACTTTTTTTCTAAGGCCCTCTTATATATTCAGGTACAACTTTATTAATTTAAACTTTTTTACATATTCTTTTTCATAAATGTAATGTCTCAAACATATACAAGATCATTTTTTtacaatatatttaaaaaaactaaattgtaaaagGCTTTGTAAAgaagttgcaaaaaaaaaaaaggtttggcAAAAAGCTgtcaaaaatataatttaaaaaataaagttGTATCACTGGTAGATAGATGATCGATCGTATGAGAAATTATATAGTTGATGTATCAACAAGTTTATCATCATAATCAACATATCTAAACTAAAAACCATTTAACCAACAATTCGATGAAAACAAACAAATTGGATACAAAAATGTAATACAAATTTTACTCAATATAGTCATGTTACAAACTTTTTGCAATTAACAACCTCTAAAAAAATGCTACCTTTTATGTGATGATAATATAAGATTTTGCAAGACGTGGTCAATGAAAACCACTAAATCTTCAGGATTACAAACCACAACATCCAACAATTTACAAATCCCCACATCCACCAAATCTTCCACTAAAACTTTCATCAATGCACATTGATCatgtatgaaatcatatgttcttTCCAACTGACAACATAGTTTCAAGAACACAGGGTCCTTCaaaacacttctgaaatccaatgTGATGTTATGATTTTCAGATAAGCATGTGAAGTTCATCTTTATGGCAATATCTTTTGCAGACTCAAGGTTGAAGATTAAATGTTTAGCTTTTACAGAAGAACACCATTTGACATCATCACTTTTTTTAGCAAGATGACAAAGCTGAACGATGTTTGCAAAGGAAAAACGTAACATAAATTTGAAAAAATCATAGAAATTCATGCctgcatgaaaaaaaaaaaaaaaaaaaaaagactttgtAACTTAACTTATATAAGAatgcatgatttttttttattattagctAATCACTAAAATAACTTCCTACCTGTATTAGCTGCAAGATTTCGTTGACAAAGTCCTTCAAAATCATCACAAATGTCTTTGATATCTTCAATATACTCTGTAGCTTCTTTGTAATCTTTCAAAAGAAGATCCCACTAAAAGTACAATAACAAGTGAATGATAAAAACAATACATTTATAAATTGTTTTTGGTTTATTTGTTTGTTACTTACCACCCAAGAAAGGTTATATCCATTGAACCAGTTATGGTTTATTGATATTGTATCTTCCTGTAACAAATCCATTAAGCACAAATATATGAAAAATCTCTCACATAACACAAATATATGTGCATTTGTATCATATTCATACCAGATTATGAACTTGATGATACCATCCACTAGGAACAaaaattatttcattttcatcTTGTGTGCATTCCAACCATGTTGTCTGcacataacacacacacacatacgcaAATTTAATGAAATTAAAAGGTAGAATTAATAGATATTGAAAGAAAAGTTACCTTCTTGAAATTGGGAAATATTGTTTCGTTAACTTCTTCAAAGATGTCATAAACAGTGTTTTTCATGTTTCTGGATATGTATAAAGAACAATAAGAGTTGAAAATACTCTTTACAATTTAAATTATCTTCTTTTCAAGAAAATCTAGTTATACCTATCAAAAGCAAGGTGGTGTTGATTTGGAGACAGAAAGTACCACTGCTTCTTGCCACATACATTAGCTGACCAACTATAGGACCTAAAAACATCAGCATGGAATGGTGTCCATGTTCctgaatatacaaaaaaaaattaaaaataaaataaaaattggtAACCATGTCCATATCAAGAAGTAGAATAAGAAAAAGCGTTGTAACCTTTTGCACCCATGTACACAAAACGATAATCAGAACAGCTTATGTCGTCTCTCTTCTGATATGTATCAGGGTCTTCATGCATATGATAGTGGTCAAGATACAGATTCAGCCAATCATCATGAAAAAACAATGGAGTTGTGTATGCTTTATACTCTGGGTACTCCTACAATCTTGATTATAAATAAGATAAGCATATGAAACAATGAAAATGGTAGTTCGTAGTTTAGATGGTGCTAAAAGAGCTAAGTTGAAGTGATGAACACACCTTTACAAAGTGCCAATCCTTCAAATACAGTAGTGTTTTGCCATTTAACTTGTTGATTGAAGGATTGTCATGTTCTACTGAAGAAAAGTCAACCCACTTAGCAATAAAATCAGATACTGACATGTCAAACCTCTTCTGCTCTGTAAATTCTCTGCTACCACAGTCGGCAACCTAAGGATTACAATGTGAAATCCAAAAATTTAGGGATTAGGATTTAGGAATCCGATTTGGAGAAAAATCAATCTAAGTTTTGAATAAACGAGCAACAATTCCGAACATTCAATTTCCATTCTCCAACAAACAACGAATAATTGTTACAAGTTAATTGTAGTAGTTGAAAACTTGAAATGATTGATTGTTAAACAATGGAAAGCGAAACATTTCATATTAGAGAATTTAATCTTACGATCGGGGAGAAATTAAGGCACCT
The genomic region above belongs to Lactuca sativa cultivar Salinas chromosome 4, Lsat_Salinas_v11, whole genome shotgun sequence and contains:
- the LOC111907010 gene encoding arginine-specific demethylase JMJ20 isoform X2, which translates into the protein MMEDLISSLSLPLSVLPKYRCLNFSPIVADCGSREFTEQKRFDMSVSDFIAKWVDFSSVEHDNPSINKLNGKTLLYLKDWHFVKEYPEYKAYTTPLFFHDDWLNLYLDHYHMHEDPDTYQKRDDISCSDYRFVYMGAKGTWTPFHADVFRSYSWSANVCGKKQWYFLSPNQHHLAFDRNMKNTVYDIFEEVNETIFPNFKKTTWLECTQDENEIIFVPSGWYHQVHNLEDTISINHNWFNGYNLSWVWDLLLKDYKEATEYIEDIKDICDDFEGLCQRNLAANTGMNFYDFFKFMLRFSFANIVQLCHLAKKSDDVKWCSSVKAKHLIFNLESAKDIAIKMNFTCLSENHNITLDFRSVLKDPVFLKLCCQLERTYDFIHDQCALMKVLVEDLVDVGICKLLDVVVCNPEDLVVFIDHVLQNLILSSHKR
- the LOC111907010 gene encoding arginine-specific demethylase JMJ20 isoform X1 codes for the protein MGLNIVGTVDKVNGNELSYSNFVEKYLSKNEPVVITGLMDDWRACKDWVFDDGRPNLQFISSTFGTSKVQVADCGSREFTEQKRFDMSVSDFIAKWVDFSSVEHDNPSINKLNGKTLLYLKDWHFVKEYPEYKAYTTPLFFHDDWLNLYLDHYHMHEDPDTYQKRDDISCSDYRFVYMGAKGTWTPFHADVFRSYSWSANVCGKKQWYFLSPNQHHLAFDRNMKNTVYDIFEEVNETIFPNFKKTTWLECTQDENEIIFVPSGWYHQVHNLEDTISINHNWFNGYNLSWVWDLLLKDYKEATEYIEDIKDICDDFEGLCQRNLAANTGMNFYDFFKFMLRFSFANIVQLCHLAKKSDDVKWCSSVKAKHLIFNLESAKDIAIKMNFTCLSENHNITLDFRSVLKDPVFLKLCCQLERTYDFIHDQCALMKVLVEDLVDVGICKLLDVVVCNPEDLVVFIDHVLQNLILSSHKR